In a genomic window of Mycolicibacter heraklionensis:
- a CDS encoding transposase translates to MREQLAGLHKLHLIAACADLATSGIARTPAEAVTVAVKSLAQRCRQLDAETKALDIQIEALTAQACPPLRQVYGVGPDTAATLLVALGDNPERIGSDAAFAKLCGVSPIEASSGKTVRHRLNRGGNRDANRALHIICVVRLRRHQSTRDYLARRISEGRTKPEIMCCIKRYIAREIYHAVLPTRQEIPTQTIATT, encoded by the coding sequence TTGCGTGAACAGCTCGCCGGTTTGCATAAACTCCATCTCATCGCTGCATGTGCCGACCTGGCCACATCCGGAATCGCCCGTACCCCAGCAGAAGCGGTCACCGTCGCGGTGAAATCGCTGGCCCAGCGTTGTCGGCAACTCGACGCCGAGACCAAGGCATTGGACATCCAGATCGAGGCTCTCACCGCCCAGGCGTGCCCACCGTTGCGTCAGGTGTACGGCGTGGGCCCCGACACCGCCGCTACCCTGCTCGTCGCCCTCGGCGACAACCCGGAACGCATCGGTTCCGACGCCGCGTTCGCCAAACTCTGCGGTGTCTCGCCCATCGAAGCATCCAGCGGCAAAACCGTGCGGCACCGACTTAATCGCGGCGGAAACAGAGACGCCAACCGCGCCCTGCACATCATCTGCGTTGTTCGACTCCGCCGCCACCAATCCACCCGCGACTATCTCGCCCGCCGCATCAGCGAAGGCAGGACCAAACCCGAAATCATGTGCTGCATAAAGAGATACATCGCCCGCGAGATCTACCACGCCGTGCTGCCCACCCGCCAAGAAATCCCCACT